A stretch of Planococcus citri chromosome 5, ihPlaCitr1.1, whole genome shotgun sequence DNA encodes these proteins:
- the Rpn9 gene encoding 26S proteasome non-ATPase regulatory subunit 13: MDNKVPVMVELEQLQNRKLWHQLTLKLLAYVQDPEVLKNENLLKLYNDFIQPIESKMNPFTFMKIVSYIITQFTDPKETVTFLQTQEPKVKSDKEALIYCKTLEGEVYLDKLKNQDEAVKIITELETLLADIEEIGIVHNRFYLLASQLYRIQSKHTEFYRTCLKYLGSMDLASIPVKEQMQHAFLLSLAALLSEDIYNLGELLQHPVLATLKNTPQEWLIDLLHVFNSGNIRKFEEMQPKWASIGDIAVQKDKLRRKISLLCLMEMTFKRPSKDRRLTFQEIATETELPINDIELLVMKALAIGLVKGSIDQVAQEVHLNWVQPRVVDKSQIKTMVKRLDTWLGDVNAMKGLIEEKGLDFLKV, translated from the coding sequence ATGGATAACAAAGTGCCCGTAATGGTCGAGCTGGAGCAGCTGCAGAATCGTAAACTATGGCATCAGTTAACGTTGAAACTATTAGCTTACGTTCAAGACCCAGAAGTgctaaaaaacgagaatttacTCAAGCTGTACAACGATTTCATACAACCGATCGAGAGTAAAATGAACCCGTTCACGTTTATGAAAATCGTATCCTATATTATCACTCAATTCACCGACCCCAAAGAAACGGTGACTTTTCTCCAAACTCAAGAACCGAAAGTGAAAAGCGATAAAGAAGCGCTCATCTATTGTAAAACTCTCGAAGGCGAAGTATACttggataaattgaaaaaccaagACGAAGCTGTGAAAATAATCACCGAATTAGAGACCTTATTAGCGGACATCGAAGAAATAGGAATAGTTCATAATCGTTTCTATCTGCTGGCCAGTCAACTGTATCGTATTCAGAGTAAACACACCGAGTTTTATCGTACGTGCTTGAAATACCTCGGTTCGATGGATTTGGCATCGATTCCCGTCAAAGAACAAATGCAACACGCCTTCCTTCTATCGCTAGCTGCCTTACTCAGCGAAGACATTTATAATCTAGGTGAACTTTTGCAACACCCTGTACTCGCTACGTTGAAAAATACACCCCAGGAATGGCTGATCGACCTTTTGCACGTTTTTAACTCCGGTAATATCAGAAAGTTCGAAGAAATGCAACCGAAATGGGCTTCGATCGGAGATATAGCCGTACAGAAGGATAAACTTAGACGTAAGATATCGCTTCTATGTTTAATGGAAATGACTTTCAAACGTCCATCTAAAGATAGAAGATTAACGTTCCAAGAAATAGCCACCGAAACGGAATTACCTATCAATGATATCGAATTATTAGTCATGAAAGCGTTAGCCATCGGTTTGGTCAAAGGGTCTATTGATCAGGTAGCTCAAGAAGTACATTTGAACTGGGTTCAACCACGAGTTGTAGATAAATCGCAAATTAAAACTATGGTGAAACGATTAGATACTTGGTTAGGTGATGTGAATGCCATGAAAGGATTAATCGAAGAGAAGGggttagattttttgaaagtgtag